A single genomic interval of Methyloceanibacter caenitepidi harbors:
- a CDS encoding DUF3240 family protein, whose protein sequence is MLNFEPPLPGFTTWAAEGHGFGFADATVSERVRGRVKRTVIVAVLGRGAAADVLDLIERKGAVAHLSYWIEPVDGFGQMQRTDPTPEQRDEKPNPQPNPEAKQ, encoded by the coding sequence ATGCTGAATTTCGAGCCGCCGCTGCCGGGATTCACGACGTGGGCTGCCGAAGGCCACGGTTTCGGTTTCGCCGACGCGACCGTCAGCGAGCGCGTGCGCGGGCGTGTGAAGCGCACCGTGATCGTGGCCGTGCTCGGCCGAGGCGCCGCCGCCGACGTTCTCGACCTAATCGAGCGAAAGGGCGCCGTCGCCCACCTCTCTTACTGGATCGAACCTGTCGATGGCTTTGGGCAGATGCAGCGGACTGACCCGACGCCAGAACAACGTGACGAGAAACCTAACCCCCAACCCAACCCGGAGGCCAAACAATGA
- a CDS encoding efflux RND transporter permease subunit, translating to MLRRLIEFSLTQRVFMLLVYALVAAVGVYAFRTIPIDAFPDISPVQVKMILKAPGMTPEEVETRVITPIEMELLGIPGQTILRSSAKYGVADITLDFEEGTDLYWARQQVAERLAGVRADLPGSVTGGLAPISTPLSDVFMFTIEGGELSLEERRSLLDWTIRPALRTIPGVADVNALGGMVRTFEVAPNSAALADAGLGVSDLAAAIEASNRNDGAGRLSEGEKALVVRSEGAITTPKDLEQIVLKMDGARVLRLGDVATVGIGNLTRYGAVTENGNDEAVQGLVLSLRGADASAIVQAVRERLDELKPSFPPGVTIDVFYDRSDLISSAVGTVTKALLEATVLVVILLVAFLGNLRAAFVVALTLPFAALLTFVMMRLFGMTANLMSLGGLAIAIGLIVDAAVVVVENTVERLQHAKPDSKIPKLNEVYRAASEVATPVTAGIIIICLVFLPLLSLSGLEGKLFGPVALTMIMALSGSLVLSLTLIPVLSSFVLKSGAHAEPWLVRMMTRGYRALLKACLRFPLPVYLLAAAGLAALVVAYGAIGKTFMPTMDEGNVIMQITKHPSINLQASIDGDLSIQRALKEKVPEVERIVARVGSDELGLDPMGLNETDMFLVLKPKDEWRVPDKQWLVEQLRTAMADLPGYEFAFTQPIEMRTAEMLTGSRGDLAVKIFGPDLQVLSDISAKIQSTLRGVPGAAEVSTVANDSVDYMQIAVDRLASGRTGLSVTRLQDELRSVIEGAPVGLVAEPGRRTNIVIRGSETVREDPDIFAMTQFAAGDGGLVRVGDVAQLERVAGPIKISRENASRFAVVQAYVTGRDLVGFVEEAQRAVAEKVQLPQGYRLVWGGQFENQRRAATRLSIVIPIALVLIFGVLFATLRSMRQSLLILANVPFALVGGLLALWLSGEYLSVPASVGFIALLGIAVLNGLVLVSHFNELLANGMAVRDVVYEGAVRRLRPVMMTASIAAFGLVPLLFATGPGSEIQKPLAIVVIGGLVSSTALTLILLPILFRRFGVADLSSRTSDGKLSWTNPFASSRLSAPRTAPTTSPS from the coding sequence ATGCTGCGCCGTCTGATCGAATTCTCGCTCACGCAGCGTGTCTTCATGCTGCTCGTCTATGCGCTGGTGGCGGCTGTGGGCGTCTACGCCTTCCGCACGATTCCCATTGACGCCTTTCCCGACATCTCGCCGGTCCAGGTGAAGATGATCCTGAAGGCGCCGGGGATGACGCCGGAAGAGGTCGAGACGCGCGTCATCACACCAATCGAGATGGAACTGCTCGGCATTCCGGGCCAGACCATCCTGCGTTCGTCCGCGAAATACGGCGTTGCCGACATCACCCTCGACTTCGAGGAAGGCACCGACCTCTATTGGGCACGGCAGCAAGTGGCCGAACGTCTCGCGGGCGTTCGCGCCGATCTTCCGGGCAGCGTGACCGGGGGCCTCGCCCCGATCTCCACGCCGCTGTCGGACGTATTTATGTTCACGATCGAAGGCGGCGAGCTTTCGCTCGAGGAGCGGCGCAGCCTTCTGGATTGGACCATCCGGCCGGCACTCCGCACCATTCCGGGCGTCGCGGACGTGAACGCGCTTGGCGGTATGGTGCGCACCTTCGAGGTGGCGCCGAACAGCGCCGCGCTCGCCGATGCGGGTCTTGGCGTTTCCGACCTGGCCGCGGCCATCGAGGCCAGCAACCGCAATGACGGCGCGGGCCGGCTCAGCGAAGGCGAGAAAGCGCTCGTGGTGCGCTCGGAAGGGGCGATCACGACGCCGAAGGATCTCGAGCAGATCGTGCTCAAGATGGACGGCGCGCGTGTCCTCCGTCTCGGCGATGTCGCCACGGTCGGAATCGGCAACCTGACGCGTTACGGCGCCGTGACCGAGAACGGCAACGACGAGGCCGTCCAGGGGCTGGTGCTGTCTCTTCGCGGTGCCGACGCCAGCGCGATCGTCCAGGCCGTGCGCGAGCGCCTCGACGAGTTGAAGCCGAGCTTCCCGCCGGGCGTCACCATCGACGTCTTCTACGATCGCTCCGACTTGATCTCGAGTGCCGTCGGCACGGTGACCAAGGCGCTCCTCGAGGCGACGGTTCTGGTCGTCATCCTGCTGGTGGCGTTTCTCGGCAACCTGCGTGCCGCCTTCGTGGTGGCGCTGACGCTGCCGTTCGCCGCGCTCCTGACCTTCGTCATGATGCGGCTGTTCGGCATGACCGCCAATCTCATGAGCCTCGGCGGGCTCGCCATCGCCATCGGCCTGATTGTCGATGCTGCCGTGGTCGTCGTCGAGAACACGGTCGAGCGCCTGCAGCACGCCAAGCCCGATTCCAAGATTCCAAAACTCAACGAGGTCTATAGAGCCGCCAGCGAAGTGGCTACGCCTGTGACGGCCGGCATCATCATCATCTGCCTGGTGTTCTTGCCGCTGCTCTCGCTGTCCGGCTTGGAAGGCAAGTTGTTCGGGCCCGTGGCGCTTACGATGATCATGGCCCTGAGCGGCTCGCTCGTGCTGTCGCTGACGCTCATTCCGGTCCTGTCGTCGTTTGTGCTCAAGTCCGGCGCGCATGCCGAACCGTGGCTCGTGCGCATGATGACGCGCGGCTATCGCGCACTGCTGAAGGCCTGTCTGCGGTTTCCTCTGCCGGTGTACTTGCTGGCTGCGGCCGGACTTGCCGCGCTCGTCGTCGCCTATGGCGCGATCGGCAAGACGTTCATGCCGACGATGGACGAGGGCAACGTGATCATGCAGATCACGAAGCATCCCTCGATAAATCTGCAGGCCAGCATCGACGGCGATCTGTCGATCCAGCGCGCCCTTAAGGAAAAGGTGCCCGAAGTCGAGCGCATTGTCGCGCGCGTGGGATCCGACGAGCTCGGTCTCGACCCCATGGGTCTGAACGAGACGGACATGTTTCTCGTCCTGAAGCCGAAGGACGAGTGGCGCGTTCCAGACAAGCAATGGCTGGTCGAGCAGTTGCGGACGGCCATGGCCGATCTTCCCGGTTACGAGTTTGCGTTCACGCAGCCGATCGAGATGCGCACCGCAGAGATGCTGACCGGATCGCGCGGCGACCTCGCAGTCAAGATCTTCGGCCCCGACCTCCAGGTGCTGTCGGACATTTCCGCGAAGATTCAGTCGACGCTGCGCGGCGTGCCGGGCGCCGCCGAGGTGTCGACGGTCGCCAATGACAGCGTCGACTACATGCAGATCGCCGTCGACCGCCTGGCCTCCGGCCGGACCGGCTTGTCCGTTACGCGGCTTCAGGACGAATTGCGGTCGGTGATCGAGGGCGCGCCGGTCGGCCTGGTCGCGGAACCCGGACGGCGCACGAACATCGTCATTCGCGGCAGCGAAACCGTCCGCGAGGATCCCGACATCTTCGCTATGACCCAGTTCGCCGCGGGCGATGGCGGCCTCGTGCGCGTGGGCGATGTCGCCCAGCTTGAGCGCGTTGCAGGGCCCATCAAGATCAGTCGGGAAAACGCATCGCGGTTCGCCGTGGTGCAGGCCTACGTGACCGGCCGCGATCTCGTCGGGTTTGTCGAGGAAGCACAGCGCGCGGTCGCCGAGAAGGTTCAGCTGCCGCAGGGCTACCGCCTGGTCTGGGGCGGTCAGTTCGAGAACCAGCGCCGTGCGGCGACGCGTTTGTCCATCGTCATTCCGATCGCGCTCGTCCTGATCTTTGGCGTTCTGTTCGCGACGCTGCGTTCCATGCGGCAATCACTGCTGATCCTCGCCAACGTCCCGTTCGCCCTTGTCGGAGGATTGCTGGCCCTTTGGCTGTCCGGCGAATACCTGTCGGTTCCGGCGTCCGTGGGCTTCATCGCGCTGCTCGGCATCGCGGTGCTCAACGGCTTGGTGCTGGTCAGTCACTTCAACGAACTCCTCGCAAACGGGATGGCGGTTCGCGACGTCGTCTACGAAGGGGCCGTGCGCCGGCTGCGTCCGGTGATGATGACCGCCAGCATCGCCGCGTTCGGGCTTGTGCCGCTGCTGTTCGCCACGGGGCCTGGTTCGGAAATCCAGAAACCTCTGGCGATTGTCGTGATCGGCGGGCTCGTGAGCTCGACGGCGCTCACACTCATCCTGCTTCCCATCCTGTTCCGGCGCTTTGGCGTTGCGGACCTTTCATCCCGCACATCTGACGGAAAACTCTCATGGACCAATCCCTTTGCAAGCTCACGCTTGTCTGCCCCCCGGACAGCGCCGACCACATCGCCGAGCTGA